The proteins below are encoded in one region of Bacteroides uniformis:
- the floA gene encoding flotillin-like protein FloA (flotillin-like protein involved in membrane lipid rafts) → MDPSTMYLTAFLIIGGIIFLVLFFHYVPFFLWLSAKVSGVNISLVQLFLMRIRNVPPYIIVPGMIEAHKAGLQNITRDELEAHYLAGGHVERVVHALVSASKANIELPFQMATAIDLAGRDVFEAVQMSVNPKVIDTPPVTAVAKDGIQLIAKARVTVRANIRQLVGGAGEDTILARVGEGIVSSIGSSENHKSVLENPDSISKLVLRKGLDAGTAFEILSIDIADIDIGKNIGAALQIDQANADKNIAQAKAEERRAMAVATEQEMKAKAQEARAKVIEAEAEVPKAMAEAFRNGNLGIMDYYRMKNIEADTSMRENIAKPTTGNTSQPLSK, encoded by the coding sequence ATGGATCCAAGCACAATGTATTTAACCGCCTTCCTCATTATAGGAGGCATTATTTTCCTGGTACTTTTCTTCCATTATGTACCGTTCTTCTTGTGGCTGTCTGCCAAAGTATCGGGAGTAAACATCTCGCTGGTACAACTTTTCCTGATGCGCATCCGTAATGTCCCTCCTTATATCATTGTGCCCGGCATGATTGAAGCTCATAAAGCAGGATTGCAAAACATCACGCGCGACGAACTGGAAGCGCACTACCTTGCCGGAGGTCACGTAGAGCGGGTGGTACACGCACTGGTATCCGCCTCTAAAGCCAATATCGAGCTGCCGTTCCAGATGGCAACCGCCATCGACCTTGCCGGCCGTGACGTATTCGAAGCCGTACAGATGTCCGTTAACCCCAAAGTAATTGACACCCCTCCCGTGACAGCTGTTGCCAAAGACGGTATCCAGCTGATTGCCAAGGCCCGTGTAACGGTGCGCGCCAATATCCGCCAATTGGTGGGCGGTGCCGGAGAAGACACGATTCTGGCCCGTGTAGGCGAGGGTATTGTGTCTTCCATCGGTTCGTCAGAGAATCATAAGTCTGTATTGGAGAATCCGGATTCTATCTCCAAACTGGTATTGCGCAAGGGGTTGGATGCCGGAACAGCATTCGAAATTCTGTCCATTGACATTGCTGATATTGACATAGGTAAGAATATCGGTGCCGCCCTGCAGATAGACCAAGCCAATGCCGACAAGAACATTGCTCAAGCCAAGGCAGAGGAACGCCGCGCCATGGCCGTAGCCACAGAGCAGGAAATGAAGGCAAAGGCCCAGGAAGCCCGTGCCAAAGTTATCGAGGCAGAAGCGGAAGTACCCAAGGCCATGGCCGAAGCATTCCGCAACGGCAATCTGGGTATCATGGACTATTACCGGATGAAGAATATAGAAGCCGACACTTCCATGCGCGAAAACATTGCCAAACCGACGACGGGCAATACCAGCCAGCCGTTGAGTAAATAA
- a CDS encoding FAD:protein FMN transferase — MEKKVQRNFLWIALLVLGTIWILARHNQVTPYQTDNGLIFGTVYKVTYQCDQNLKAEIEAELKRFDGSLSPFNDTATITRINRNEDIVPDTFFTNVFRRSMEISRETDGAFDITVAPLANAWGFGFKKGNFPDSAMIDSLLEMTGYEKVKLSDEGKVVKTDSRIMLSCSAVAKGYAVDVIAQLLKKKGIRNFMVDIGGEVVVHGQNPQNGPWRIGLNKPIDDSLAVNQELQAVLLVTDLGMATSGNYRNYYYKDGKKYAHTIDPRTGYPVQHSILSATVIAKDCMSADAYATAFMVMGLEEAERVADAHPDIDACFIYTDEEGKLQTFLTKGMEKYMK; from the coding sequence ATGGAAAAGAAAGTACAACGGAATTTTTTATGGATTGCCCTACTGGTACTGGGAACCATCTGGATACTTGCCCGCCACAACCAAGTCACTCCTTATCAGACGGATAACGGACTGATATTCGGTACGGTATATAAAGTGACTTATCAATGTGACCAAAATCTGAAGGCGGAGATAGAAGCGGAACTCAAACGTTTCGACGGTTCCTTGTCCCCTTTCAATGACACGGCGACCATTACGCGCATCAACCGCAACGAGGACATTGTGCCCGACACATTCTTTACCAACGTCTTCCGACGTAGCATGGAAATCTCCCGGGAGACCGATGGTGCCTTCGATATCACCGTTGCCCCTCTTGCCAATGCCTGGGGATTTGGGTTCAAGAAGGGTAACTTCCCCGACTCTGCCATGATAGACAGCCTGCTGGAGATGACAGGATACGAAAAAGTAAAATTGTCCGATGAAGGGAAAGTGGTGAAAACAGACTCGCGTATAATGCTCTCGTGCAGCGCTGTGGCAAAAGGATATGCAGTAGATGTCATAGCCCAACTTCTGAAGAAGAAGGGTATCCGCAACTTTATGGTCGATATAGGCGGAGAAGTGGTTGTTCACGGGCAAAACCCTCAAAATGGACCTTGGCGCATCGGTTTGAACAAGCCGATAGACGACTCACTGGCAGTGAACCAGGAACTGCAAGCAGTGCTGCTAGTCACGGATTTAGGCATGGCTACATCGGGCAATTATCGCAACTACTACTATAAAGACGGAAAGAAATATGCGCATACCATCGACCCGCGTACCGGCTATCCGGTACAGCACAGCATCTTGTCAGCCACCGTCATTGCCAAAGATTGCATGAGTGCAGACGCCTATGCCACGGCATTCATGGTGATGGGGCTGGAAGAAGCAGAACGCGTGGCGGATGCACATCCGGATATCGACGCCTGTTTCATTTATACGGATGAAGAAGGAAAGCTTCAAACGTTCTTAACAAAAGGAATGGAGAAGTATATGAAATAA
- a CDS encoding tetratricopeptide repeat protein has translation MNKKYILFFLFGLLSITISAQSLAEAKALYEKGEYEEAKPTFKKLVKTQPGNGNYNLWYGVCCLETGEPAEALKHLESAVKRRVPSGQLYLARAYNDLYRFEEAIETYETYISDLRKRKRSTEEAEQLLEKSKSNLRMLKGVEEVCFIDSFVVDKEKFLDAYKISPESGKLFMYDTYFNDSGKEGGTVYETELGNKLYYSEMQPDSTLSILSRNKLLDKWSDGSLLPGSINEAMNADYPYVLTDGITIYYASDGPGSMGGYDIFVTRYNTNTDSYLMPENVGMPFNSPYNDYMYVIDEFNDLGWFASDRYQPEGKVCIYVFIPNSSKQVYNYEGMDPDKMISLAQLHSIKDTWTDTDAVEAAQERLRTAANAKPQTTKKHDFQFIIDDHSTYYQLDDFRSPQAKASYGKYNQLEQSYKQLQEKLEDMRSEYSRANKQEKDKMSAAILDLEQRVRQLSTEMEQTAIQVRNLEKQATK, from the coding sequence ATGAATAAAAAATATATCCTTTTCTTTCTATTCGGCCTTTTGAGCATAACAATTTCCGCACAAAGCCTGGCAGAAGCCAAAGCCTTGTACGAGAAGGGAGAATACGAAGAAGCCAAGCCCACTTTCAAGAAACTCGTCAAGACACAACCTGGCAATGGAAATTACAACCTATGGTACGGTGTATGTTGCCTGGAAACCGGCGAACCCGCAGAAGCCTTGAAACACCTGGAAAGCGCCGTCAAGAGACGCGTCCCCAGCGGGCAACTCTATTTGGCCCGGGCATACAATGATTTATATCGGTTCGAAGAAGCCATCGAGACTTATGAGACCTACATTTCCGACCTGAGAAAGAGAAAACGCTCCACCGAAGAGGCCGAACAATTATTGGAAAAAAGCAAATCCAACTTGCGCATGCTGAAAGGCGTGGAAGAGGTCTGCTTCATCGACAGCTTTGTGGTAGACAAGGAAAAATTCCTGGATGCATACAAAATCAGCCCCGAATCGGGCAAGCTGTTCATGTACGACACCTACTTCAATGATTCCGGTAAGGAAGGCGGAACGGTATACGAAACGGAGCTGGGCAATAAGCTATATTATAGCGAAATGCAACCGGACAGCACCCTCAGTATCCTTTCGCGCAACAAGTTGCTGGACAAATGGAGTGATGGCAGCTTGTTGCCCGGAAGCATCAACGAGGCCATGAATGCAGACTATCCCTATGTACTTACGGACGGTATCACTATCTACTATGCTTCGGATGGCCCTGGCTCGATGGGAGGATATGATATTTTCGTCACCCGTTACAATACGAATACCGACTCCTATCTGATGCCGGAAAATGTGGGCATGCCGTTCAATTCGCCCTACAACGACTATATGTACGTCATCGACGAATTCAACGACTTGGGATGGTTTGCCTCCGACCGCTACCAGCCGGAAGGCAAAGTGTGCATCTATGTATTCATTCCCAACTCATCCAAGCAAGTGTACAACTACGAAGGGATGGACCCGGACAAGATGATATCATTGGCGCAACTTCACTCTATCAAGGACACATGGACGGACACCGATGCGGTAGAGGCCGCCCAAGAAAGACTTCGGACTGCTGCCAACGCAAAGCCGCAGACCACCAAGAAGCATGATTTCCAATTCATCATTGACGACCACTCCACCTACTACCAGCTGGACGATTTCCGCTCCCCGCAGGCCAAAGCCTCGTATGGCAAATACAATCAGCTGGAGCAGAGCTACAAACAACTGCAGGAGAAACTGGAAGATATGCGTTCGGAATACTCCCGAGCCAACAAGCAGGAAAAGGACAAGATGTCCGCCGCCATCCTCGACCTGGAGCAACGTGTACGGCAATTGTCCACTGAGATGGAGCAAACTGCCATTCAAGTGCGCAACCTGGAAAAACAAGCCACCAAATAA
- a CDS encoding NfeD family protein produces the protein MDILIIASLIIGAVILFLVELFVIPGISVAGFLAGGCIIFANYYAFAYMGTTAGVITLIISALACIGSLVWFMRSKTLDKIALKKNITSKVDRSAEEKVKVGDIGVTTTRLALIGYAEINGDIVEVKSSDGFLNEKTPIIVDRIADGVLLVERLKQ, from the coding sequence ATGGATATACTCATTATCGCCTCATTGATTATAGGAGCAGTAATCTTGTTCTTAGTGGAATTATTCGTAATTCCGGGCATCAGCGTTGCCGGTTTTCTGGCAGGAGGTTGCATCATCTTTGCCAACTACTATGCCTTTGCCTATATGGGCACCACGGCAGGTGTCATTACGCTTATCATATCTGCCCTGGCTTGTATCGGCTCGTTGGTATGGTTCATGCGCTCCAAGACACTCGACAAAATTGCATTGAAAAAAAACATCACCTCCAAAGTAGACCGTAGTGCCGAGGAAAAAGTCAAGGTAGGCGATATAGGCGTAACCACTACCCGCCTGGCTCTTATCGGCTATGCCGAAATCAACGGAGACATCGTGGAAGTAAAGTCATCAGACGGCTTCCTGAACGAAAAGACTCCGATTATCGTAGACCGTATTGCCGACGGAGTCCTCTTAGTGGAACGGCTCAAGCAGTGA
- a CDS encoding ATP-binding protein, producing MARFTEEEKMLRRIDKRFSKGVVEYGLIEDGDKILIGLSGGKDSLALVELLARRARVYKPRFSVVAVHVVMKNIPYQSDVDYLREYVESWGVPFVLFETEFDATTDTRKSPCFLCSWNRRKALFTVAKEQGCNKIALGHHMDDILETLLMNITYQGAFSSMPPRLVMKKFDMTIIRPMCLVHEADLMELAQVRGYRKQVKNCPYESQSSRSAMKGILKQLEEMNPEARYSLWGSMTNVQEELLPAIINH from the coding sequence ATGGCACGATTTACTGAAGAAGAAAAGATGTTGCGCCGCATAGACAAGCGGTTTAGCAAAGGTGTGGTGGAATATGGGCTGATAGAGGACGGCGATAAGATTCTTATCGGGCTTTCGGGAGGCAAGGACTCTTTGGCGCTGGTGGAATTGTTGGCACGGCGTGCCCGTGTCTATAAACCCCGTTTTTCCGTTGTCGCCGTACATGTAGTGATGAAGAATATACCTTATCAAAGCGATGTGGACTATCTGAGGGAGTACGTAGAGTCGTGGGGAGTGCCTTTTGTTCTCTTTGAAACGGAGTTTGATGCCACGACAGATACCCGCAAGTCTCCTTGTTTTCTTTGCTCTTGGAATAGGCGGAAGGCATTGTTTACCGTAGCCAAGGAGCAGGGATGCAATAAAATCGCGTTAGGCCATCACATGGATGATATTCTGGAGACCTTGCTGATGAATATCACCTATCAGGGAGCGTTCAGCTCTATGCCCCCCCGGCTGGTAATGAAGAAGTTTGATATGACGATTATCCGTCCGATGTGTCTGGTACATGAGGCGGATTTGATGGAGTTGGCGCAAGTGAGGGGGTATCGTAAGCAGGTGAAGAATTGTCCGTATGAGTCACAATCCAGTCGTAGTGCAATGAAAGGCATTCTGAAACAGTTGGAGGAAATGAATCCTGAGGCACGCTATAGTCTATGGGGGAGTATGACGAATGTGCAAGAGGAATTGCTGCCTGCAATCATTAATCATTAA
- a CDS encoding glycosyltransferase family 2 protein: MDISVVVPLYNEEESLPELFAWIERVMNANGFSYEVIFVNDGSTDRSWQVIEQLQAQAPDKVRGIKFRRNYGKSPALFCGFEQAQGDVVITMDADLQDSPDEIPELYRMITQDGYDLVSGWKQKRYDPLSKTLPTKLFNATARKVSGIKNLHDFNCGLKAYRKEVVKNIEVYGEMHRYIPYLAKNAGFKKIGEKVVHHQARKYGKTKFGLNRFVNGYLDLLSLWFLSRFGIKPMHFFGLLGSLMFIFGFIAVVIVGVSKLYYMHHGMPYRLVTDSPYFYLSLTSMIIGTQLFVAGFLGELISRNAPERNKYQIEKTI; this comes from the coding sequence ATGGATATTTCAGTTGTCGTACCACTATATAATGAAGAAGAATCACTCCCCGAACTGTTCGCATGGATTGAGCGGGTGATGAATGCCAACGGTTTTTCATACGAAGTGATTTTCGTGAACGACGGAAGTACCGACCGTTCCTGGCAGGTAATCGAACAATTGCAGGCACAAGCTCCGGACAAGGTACGGGGCATTAAGTTCCGCCGCAACTACGGGAAGTCGCCGGCATTGTTCTGTGGTTTCGAACAAGCACAAGGCGACGTCGTGATAACCATGGACGCCGACCTGCAGGACAGCCCCGACGAAATACCCGAACTCTACCGCATGATTACCCAAGACGGCTATGACCTCGTATCGGGCTGGAAGCAGAAACGTTACGACCCGTTGTCGAAGACCCTCCCCACCAAATTGTTCAATGCCACCGCCCGCAAAGTATCGGGCATCAAAAACCTGCACGACTTTAATTGCGGACTGAAGGCGTATCGCAAAGAGGTGGTCAAGAATATAGAAGTATACGGCGAAATGCACCGCTACATCCCTTACCTGGCCAAGAACGCCGGCTTCAAGAAAATCGGCGAGAAAGTGGTGCACCATCAGGCACGCAAATACGGAAAGACCAAGTTCGGGCTGAACCGTTTTGTAAACGGGTATCTGGACTTGCTTTCCCTTTGGTTCCTTTCCCGGTTCGGCATCAAGCCCATGCACTTTTTCGGATTGCTGGGTTCGCTGATGTTCATCTTCGGCTTCATAGCCGTGGTCATAGTGGGTGTCAGCAAGTTGTACTACATGCACCATGGCATGCCCTACCGCCTTGTGACGGACTCTCCCTACTTCTACCTCTCGTTGACCTCCATGATTATCGGCACACAACTGTTCGTGGCAGGATTCCTCGGAGAGCTGATTTCACGTAATGCCCCGGAACGAAACAAATATCAAATAGAGAAAACCATTTAA
- a CDS encoding manganese efflux pump MntP yields the protein MTGLEIWLLAVGLAMDCFAVSIASGIILKRARLRPMLVMAISFGFFQALMPLLGWIGASFFSHLIESIDHWIAFGILAFLGGRMIMESFKDEDCKHEYDPTSLKVVLALAVATSIDALAVGVSFAFLGIKQFSAILSPIGIIGFVSFALSMVGLMFGIRFGCGIARRLRAELWGGIILVIIGTKILVEHLFF from the coding sequence ATGACAGGGTTAGAGATTTGGCTACTGGCCGTAGGACTTGCGATGGATTGTTTCGCCGTTTCTATAGCCAGCGGAATTATATTGAAACGCGCCCGGCTGCGCCCTATGCTGGTGATGGCCATCAGCTTCGGCTTTTTCCAGGCTTTGATGCCTCTGCTGGGATGGATAGGCGCCAGTTTTTTCAGCCACCTGATAGAAAGTATTGACCATTGGATTGCATTCGGTATCCTTGCCTTCCTGGGCGGACGCATGATAATGGAATCCTTCAAGGACGAAGATTGCAAGCACGAGTATGACCCTACCAGCCTGAAGGTGGTGCTCGCTCTGGCCGTGGCAACCAGCATCGATGCATTGGCGGTAGGTGTTTCGTTTGCATTCCTCGGTATCAAGCAATTCTCGGCTATTCTTTCCCCCATCGGCATTATCGGTTTTGTATCATTCGCCTTGTCGATGGTCGGCCTGATGTTCGGCATCCGTTTCGGATGTGGCATAGCCCGCAGACTGCGCGCCGAACTTTGGGGAGGGATTATCCTCGTCATCATCGGTACCAAGATATTGGTAGAGCATCTCTTCTTTTAA
- a CDS encoding DMT family protein, producing the protein MKAFYTILLLIVSNIFMTFAWYGHLKLQETKVISNWPLYAVVLFSWVIALAEYSCQVPANRIGFLGNGGPFSLMQLKVIQEVITLIIFTVFTTVLFKGETLHWNHFAAFVCLVLAVYFVFYK; encoded by the coding sequence ATGAAAGCATTTTATACCATTTTGCTATTGATTGTATCTAATATTTTCATGACGTTTGCCTGGTATGGGCATCTGAAGCTACAAGAGACAAAAGTCATCTCCAACTGGCCGTTGTATGCCGTGGTGCTGTTTTCCTGGGTAATAGCTTTGGCAGAGTATTCTTGCCAGGTTCCGGCCAATCGGATAGGCTTTTTAGGCAATGGAGGCCCGTTCTCATTGATGCAACTCAAAGTGATTCAGGAAGTAATCACTTTGATTATCTTTACGGTGTTCACAACGGTTCTTTTCAAGGGGGAAACGCTGCATTGGAATCATTTTGCCGCTTTTGTATGTCTGGTACTGGCGGTATATTTTGTATTTTATAAATGA
- the mnmE gene encoding tRNA uridine-5-carboxymethylaminomethyl(34) synthesis GTPase MnmE — protein MNQDTICAIATAQGGAIGCIRVSGPDAIEITSRIFTPARKGKKLKDAKPYTLTFGHIHEEENIIDEVLVSLFRAPHSYTGEDSTEIMCHGSSYILQKVLQLLIGNGCRLAAPGEYTQRAFLGGKMDLSQAEAVADLIASTSAATHRLAMSQMRGGFSKELASLRDQLLHFTSLIELELDFSDHEELEFADRSELCLLADGIEQVISRLVQSFSVGNAIKNGVPVAIIGETNAGKSTLLNALLNEERAIVSDIHGTTRDVIEDTVNLGGITFRFIDTAGIRETNDTIENLGIERTFQKLEQAEIVLWIVDATNAVSRIPQLTTQILPRCEGKRLILVFNKTDLVQDASTIPNSSFTVAATNVQCISISAKGRTNLDKLQQMLISAANLPTVTQNDVIVTNIRHYEALTHALEAIHRVQQGLAENLSGDFVSQDIRECIFHLSDIAGEVTNDMVLGNIFEHFCIGK, from the coding sequence ATGAACCAAGATACCATTTGTGCCATAGCCACCGCCCAAGGGGGAGCCATAGGATGCATCCGTGTCTCCGGACCGGATGCCATAGAGATAACATCCCGCATATTTACCCCTGCCCGGAAGGGGAAGAAGCTGAAGGATGCCAAGCCATACACACTTACCTTCGGTCATATCCATGAAGAAGAAAACATCATAGACGAAGTACTTGTAAGCTTATTCCGTGCCCCCCACTCGTACACGGGCGAGGATAGCACGGAAATCATGTGCCACGGTTCGAGCTATATTCTTCAGAAGGTGTTGCAATTGCTCATCGGCAATGGTTGCCGCCTGGCCGCTCCCGGTGAGTACACGCAACGGGCCTTCTTGGGCGGCAAAATGGACCTAAGCCAGGCCGAAGCCGTGGCCGACCTCATCGCCTCCACCTCTGCCGCCACTCACCGCCTCGCCATGAGCCAAATGCGCGGTGGGTTCAGTAAAGAGCTGGCCTCACTACGCGACCAATTGCTGCACTTCACATCACTCATAGAACTGGAGCTGGACTTCAGCGACCACGAAGAACTGGAATTTGCCGACCGCTCCGAGCTATGTCTCCTAGCAGACGGCATAGAGCAGGTAATTTCCCGTTTAGTACAATCCTTCAGTGTAGGCAATGCCATCAAGAACGGCGTGCCCGTAGCCATCATCGGCGAAACGAACGCTGGTAAATCCACCCTGTTGAATGCACTACTAAACGAGGAACGAGCCATTGTAAGCGACATACACGGGACAACCCGCGATGTGATAGAAGACACAGTCAATCTTGGTGGGATAACTTTCCGATTTATTGATACGGCAGGCATACGCGAAACGAACGACACCATCGAGAACCTAGGAATTGAGCGAACCTTCCAGAAATTGGAGCAGGCGGAAATCGTGCTCTGGATAGTTGATGCCACGAATGCCGTCTCACGGATACCACAACTAACTACCCAGATACTTCCCCGTTGCGAAGGGAAACGGCTCATTCTCGTATTCAACAAGACCGATTTGGTGCAAGATGCCTCAACCATCCCCAACTCCAGTTTCACCGTGGCCGCTACTAATGTGCAATGCATCTCCATCTCTGCCAAAGGACGTACCAACCTCGACAAGCTTCAGCAAATGCTAATCTCTGCCGCTAACCTGCCCACGGTTACCCAAAACGATGTCATTGTCACGAATATACGCCACTACGAGGCTTTGACCCATGCCTTGGAAGCCATCCACCGGGTCCAACAAGGATTAGCAGAAAATCTATCCGGAGATTTTGTTTCACAAGATATCCGCGAATGCATTTTCCATCTAAGCGATATTGCAGGGGAAGTTACGAACGATATGGTACTTGGGAATATTTTCGAACATTTTTGCATCGGCAAATGA
- a CDS encoding nucleoside phosphorylase, whose product MKKYFASSELIINEDGSVFHLHVKPEWLADKVILVGDPGRVALVASHFENKECEVESREFKTITGTYQGKRITVVSTGIGCDNIDIVMNELDALANIDFETREEKPHLRSLELVRIGTCGGLQPYTPVGTFVCSEKSIGFDGLLNFYAGRNSVCDLPMERAFLNHMGWSGNMCAPALYVIDASTELIDRIAQNDMVRGVTIAAGGFFGPQGRELRVPLADPHQNEKIEKFEYNGYRITNFEMESSALAGLSRLMGHKAMTVCMVIANRLIKEANTGYKNTIDTLIKTVLDRI is encoded by the coding sequence ATGAAGAAATATTTCGCCTCTTCCGAACTGATCATCAATGAAGACGGTTCTGTATTTCATCTTCACGTAAAGCCCGAATGGCTGGCAGACAAAGTCATCTTGGTAGGCGACCCCGGACGGGTGGCACTGGTTGCCTCCCATTTCGAGAACAAGGAATGTGAAGTGGAAAGCCGCGAGTTCAAGACTATCACCGGTACTTACCAGGGGAAACGTATTACGGTGGTTTCCACCGGTATCGGATGTGACAACATCGATATCGTGATGAACGAACTGGATGCCCTGGCAAACATCGATTTCGAGACGCGCGAAGAAAAGCCCCATCTGCGTAGCCTTGAGCTGGTACGTATCGGCACCTGCGGCGGCTTGCAACCCTACACTCCGGTAGGCACATTCGTATGTTCTGAAAAGTCCATTGGTTTCGATGGGCTGCTCAACTTCTATGCCGGACGCAACTCCGTGTGCGACCTGCCCATGGAGCGTGCCTTCCTCAACCATATGGGATGGTCCGGCAACATGTGTGCCCCTGCCCTCTACGTCATTGATGCAAGCACTGAACTGATAGACCGCATCGCACAAAACGACATGGTACGTGGCGTAACGATTGCCGCCGGGGGCTTCTTCGGACCTCAAGGACGCGAGTTACGCGTGCCGCTTGCCGACCCACATCAGAATGAGAAGATTGAAAAATTTGAATACAACGGCTACCGTATTACCAACTTCGAGATGGAAAGTTCTGCCCTGGCAGGCTTGAGCCGTCTGATGGGGCACAAGGCCATGACGGTATGCATGGTCATTGCCAACCGCCTGATAAAAGAAGCTAACACGGGATACAAGAATACGATAGATACTCTTATCAAAACAGTACTCGACCGTATCTAA
- a CDS encoding DUF6452 family protein: protein MKKLVRLVILGAVLCPIISIAISCSEEADCSMTARPMVNCILYRVDPETQYVENDTLDSLTVTAYGTDSIIINNQKKVHDISLPLRYTEDSTKLIFKYSRTKSDTMVIRHTNTPYFLSMDCGYQMKQAITSVTCTRISLDSIYIKDNEAGIYGKENLKLFY, encoded by the coding sequence ATGAAAAAATTAGTCAGACTTGTCATACTCGGAGCTGTCCTTTGCCCGATAATAAGCATAGCTATCTCCTGCTCGGAGGAGGCAGATTGCTCCATGACGGCACGCCCCATGGTGAATTGCATTCTTTATAGAGTAGACCCCGAAACCCAATACGTGGAGAACGACACGCTCGACTCGCTCACCGTCACAGCATACGGCACCGACTCCATCATCATCAACAACCAGAAGAAGGTACACGACATCTCCCTGCCACTGCGCTATACGGAGGATTCCACCAAGCTGATATTCAAGTATAGCCGGACCAAGAGTGACACGATGGTGATACGCCACACCAACACCCCCTATTTCCTATCGATGGATTGCGGCTATCAGATGAAGCAGGCCATCACAAGCGTAACGTGCACCCGCATCTCTCTGGACTCGATATACATCAAAGACAATGAAGCAGGCATCTATGGAAAGGAAAATCTTAAGTTATTCTATTAG
- a CDS encoding DUF6048 family protein has translation MERKILSYSISLALCLLMFLPLRAQNGNPTVPPQGAPPKKEKKDAKEEVHYPLYNGMSVGLDLWGIGSSVFGGDFLSSEVSVDVNLKNRFFPIAELGYGSTDTWSDKGIHYKSNAPYFRIGMDYNTLYKKQHGHMLLVGLRYGVSSFKYDVDALGLDDPIYGGIVGNPNLDDEIWGGSLPYNHKGMKGSMQWAEFCVGIRAHVWKALYMGWSLRFKFKLSASADEYGDPWYVPGFGKYGSNTMGVTYTITYKLPL, from the coding sequence ATGGAAAGGAAAATCTTAAGTTATTCTATTAGTCTGGCACTCTGCCTGCTGATGTTCCTCCCCCTACGGGCGCAGAACGGGAATCCTACCGTCCCCCCCCAGGGAGCACCTCCCAAGAAGGAGAAGAAGGACGCGAAAGAAGAAGTGCACTATCCGTTATACAACGGCATGTCCGTCGGCTTGGACTTGTGGGGAATCGGAAGTTCCGTATTTGGAGGAGATTTCCTGAGTTCCGAAGTATCCGTGGACGTAAACCTCAAGAACCGCTTCTTCCCTATTGCCGAATTGGGATATGGCTCCACGGACACCTGGAGTGACAAAGGCATACACTACAAAAGCAATGCCCCCTACTTCCGCATAGGAATGGACTATAACACGCTATACAAGAAGCAGCACGGACACATGCTACTCGTAGGCTTGCGTTACGGTGTAAGTAGCTTCAAGTACGATGTAGACGCCTTGGGACTGGACGACCCGATATACGGTGGCATCGTAGGCAATCCGAATCTGGACGACGAGATATGGGGAGGCAGCCTGCCCTATAACCATAAAGGAATGAAAGGCTCCATGCAATGGGCGGAATTTTGTGTCGGTATCCGGGCGCACGTCTGGAAGGCATTGTACATGGGCTGGTCACTACGCTTCAAGTTCAAATTGTCCGCCTCGGCCGATGAATACGGTGACCCGTGGTATGTGCCCGGTTTCGGGAAATATGGCTCCAACACGATGGGAGTAACCTATACGATAACTTATAAACTACCTCTTTAA